Sequence from the Pontibacter pudoricolor genome:
GATAGGCCATGGCGCTTACCTGGCTGCGCACGCCAAACTGCCTGTAGTCTGCGATTTCCGGACGCTGGATATTGCCTTGGGCGGACAAGGGGCTCCGTTGGTTCCTATCGGCGATGAGCTGCTTTTCCCGGACTACGATTATTGCCTGAACCTGGGCGGTATCTCCAACATCTCTTTTAACCGCAGCGGGCAGCGCATTGCGTATGATATATCGGCCTGCAATATGTTGCTGAACACACTAGCCAACGAGGCCGGCCTGAACTATGATAAAGATGGCAAGCTGGGCCGGTCCGGAAAACTGGATGCACAACTTCTGGAAAAACTTAACGCTCCTTCTTACTTTAGTCAGCCCTACCCAAAATCCCTGGGTAAAGAATGGGCACTGCAAAACAGCCTGCAAACTATAGCTAACAGCCCGGCAACTATAGCTGACAAACTGCATACTACCTGCCACCACATTGCCCAGCAAATAGCCAACGCTTTACAGCCTGCCAACTATAAACAGCGACTATTAGCTACAGGCGGTGGTGCTTTTAACTTATACTTAATGGAACTGCTGCAACAATATGCCGGCGAAAACTATAGCATAGAAGTGCCTTCTCCTGAGATCGTATCTTTTAAGGAAGCACTGGTGTTCGCTTTTTTAGGAACGCTGCGCTGGCGCAACGAAACCAACAGTTTACAAACCGTAACCGGAGCCAGCCGCAACAGTGTGGGCGGCGCCATTTATAGGGGTAACCTGTACGCTCTATACTTATTTTGTACCTTTGCATCACAACCCGAATAACATACATCAACATGAAAGACCTGCTTGCGAAATTCGAGAATAAAAGACCCGAAATAGTTTTTGAATGGAAAGATGCTGAAACCGAAGCCGAAGGCTGGGTAGTTATAAACTCGCTGCGTGGCGGTGCTGCCGGTGGTGGTACCCGTATGCGCAAAGGCCTGGATAAGCGTGAAGTTGAATCGCTGGCGAAAACCATGGAAGTTAAGTTTACAGTTTCCGGTCCGGCTATAGGTGGTGCAAAATCAGGCATTAACTTCGACCCTGCCGACCCACGCAAACGTGGCGTTTTGGAGCGCTGGTACAAAGCTGTTATTCCGCTGCTAAAAAGTTACTATGGTACCGGCGGCGACCTGAATGTGGATGAGATACACGAAGTAATTCCGATAACAGAAGACTATGGTTTATGGCACCCGCAGGAAGGTGTAGTTAACGGCCACTTTCATGCTACCGAACCTCAGAAAATAAACAAGATAGGCCAGCTGCGCCAGGGTGTGATCAAGGTTATCGAAGACCCGAACTATACGCCTTCTGCAGCCCGCAAGTATACTATAGCCGACATGATAACCGGGTATGGTGTGGCCGAAGCTGTGCGCCATTACTATAACATCTGGGGCGGCCAGTTTGAGGGCAAGCGTGCTATTATACAAGGCTGGGGCAATGTGGGTGCTGCAGCAGCTTATTACCTGGCATCCAAAGGCGCAACTATAGTTGGTATCATCGACAGAGCAGGCGGACTGATAAAACCGGAAGGCTATAGTTTTGAAGAGATAAAGGAACTGTTCTTTAAGCGTGAGGGCAATGCGTTACGTGCCGAGAACATGCTTTCTTTTGAAGAGGTGAATAACCGAATCTGGTCTGCCGGCGCTGAAATATTTATACCGGCAGCCGCATCGCGCCTTGTTACCAAAGACCAGCTACAGCAAATGATCAGCAGCGGACTGGAAGTGATTTCATGCGGAGCCAACGTACCGTTCCAGGATCCCGAAATATTCTTTGGGCCAACCGGCGAGTTTGCCGACCAGAACATAGCCGTTGTACCTGATTTTATTGCCAACTGCGGCATGGCACGCGTGTTTGCTTATTTAATGGAGAGCAAAGTAGAAATTACTGATGAGGCCATCTTCTCTGACATCTCTAAAACGATAGCCCGCGCACTTGAGAAAACACATGCTAAAAGAGCAGCAACAACAGAGATCGCTAAAACATCTTTCGAAATTGCTTTAAGCCAGTTATTATAATATGGATCTAACCTCCTGGAGAGAAATACTACAATACGAGTTCCTGGGTAACAGCGTCACCAATTACCTGTGGTTTGTGGGCATCCTGCTGTTTGGCTTCATCTTTAAAACGATGTTGTCTAAGCTGGTATCTACTGTTTTATATAAACTTGTAAAGCGTTTCTGGCACGAAGACAACCTGCCTGCTTTCAGAAGATTACTGATTCAGCCGCTGGAGGTTGTGCTCTTCCTGGTGTTCCTGTATTTTGCGTTCCAGGTGCTCGACTACCCCATGGATCCAAGTGAGATCCGGAAAGGCGATCCGTTCCTGAAGACGTTCTTTTTCCGGACGTACCAGGTCTTTGTTATAGTTGCGCTTACGTGGGTGGTTTTGCGCCTGGTGGATTTTACAGGCCTTATCTTCCAGCACCGCACGGCACGTACGGCATCTAAAATGGACGACCAGCTGGTGCCGTTCTTTAAAGATTTCTCTAAAGTCATGGTCGTGATATTTTCTATCATGGTGATGCTGGGAACGGTGTTTGGCGTTAACGTGGCTGGTTTGGTTGCTGGCCTGGGAGTGGGTGGTCTGGCTATTGCTTTTGCGGCAAAAGAGAGCTTAGAGAACCTGTTGGCGTCCTTCACTATTTTCCTCGATCACCCGTTTGTTGTCGGCGACCTGGTTGAAGTTGGCGGCATAACCGGAACTATAGAAAAGATCGGCTTCAGGAGTACACGTATCCGTACGCTGGAAAAATCGTTTGTGACAGTGCCTAATAAAAGCATGATCGATAAGCCGTTGAATAACCTTACGCTGCGCACTTTCAGGAGAGTACAGTTCGAGATTCCGCTTACATTCGATACCACAGCGGCACAGATACGAGCTATAGTTACGGAACTACAGCAATACATCAACAATCATCCGCAAGCGAGTCAGGACGGCATCGTACGTTTCCAGACTATAGGTCCGGCTTCCAAAAATATTATGGTACTGTACTTTGTAGAGTCGATGGACTGGACGGAGTATGTAGACATTAAAGAGGAAATGATCTATAAAGTAACCGAGGTAGTGGAACGGCATGGCGCGCAGTATGCTCCAACCCAAAGCGTTTTTATGCAGGCAACTGGGCAAGCTGGTAACCCTGCGGGCAAGGCTGCAGTTGTGAGGAACGGCACCACAGACTTTGAGTAACTATAAATAAAAAAGCCGGAGAAGCTCCGGCTTTTTTTTCACCCTTATATCTTTTGTCTGTCCTACGTCAGACGTTACAGGCTCCGCAGTTCAATAGAACCATATCAGGAACCTATCTTTAAATAAAACCTTATCCCTACAAAACCACATCCCCCTCAGGAATTGTAGTTTTGATCTACTTAACGCACCACCAACCCCTTAGTTACAATTTATTTATAATTTTTTCGTTATACCCGCTTTATCTATATGTAAACGCACCTAAATTATATGCAAACATAAAATAGAATTTTTACAATATAGAAACATCTGATTTAAGCTATTTCTTCAAATGAGGTTATTTTAAAAACAGGCAATTTTGGCAGGCACTCACAAACATCCTGTGTTATGTTTTGGGATAGGAACTATAAACCTTGGGCAGCTGCAAACTATATAACTCGCTAGTAGCATGCCTGTTGAGAAGGCAAACTATAGTTTAATTGAAATCGAAGTACTCTCCTTCTTCCAACTCTACGGTCTTCTCTTTTTTAACAGGTTTTTTACCTTTCAGTATCTGCTTTATTTCCTGGCCTTCCTGCTTCAGGTCGTCTTTGATTTTAGCACGAACGCGGTCATCATCATAAGCCAGCTTAAAGTTGTTCTCTTTGCCTTTCAGCGTCAGGAAAAGCATGCTGTTACCTGCATTTGGGTCTTCGGCAACTACACCAAACATGGCATCTTTATCAGGGCGGCGCTTCTGGAACAGGGGCATCTTAATTTTATAGTCCATGTCCTGGTCAAAAGTATGTGTACCTGATATGGAAACAGAAGGCAGCGGCGACAGGCTGGTGCGGATATCCATCTCCGGAATATAAATGGTGCGCTCCTGGATATAAAAGTTATTGTGTAGCTCCGAGAATCGCATATTGGCCAGTTCTGAGCGCTTCACAAACGCTGACATCTTTTGCATGGGCGCAAAGTCTATGAGCTGCCCGTTGCGCACCGTAGCTTCTATTTCAGCCTGCAACAGGTTGGTCTTGGGGTTAAGCTGGCTGTCGAGGTATATATCGGAAATAATATTTGCCGTGAGGGTGCCTCTCAGATTTCGGTCGAGGATAAAATCCTGGTTAAAATTCTCAAACACATAGAAAAGGCTGTCTACGCTCAGATTGTTGATTTTACTGGCGGTGCTGACTTTTATATGGTTTCGCTGCCGGGCATCTATACTCCCCCGCACAGCAAAGTTACCGCCCAGCGTATTAACAGAAATGTTAGGAGTCGTGATCACCTGGTTTTTGAGCGTTACCTCACCTTTTATATTCTCGCCTTTAAACCTCCGGAACTGCATCTTTTTAACAGTTGCTCCCAGGTTAAACGCAATGTTCGGCGATACTTCCAGGCGATAACCGGAGTCACCTTTACGGGCATTGGCTGGCGTATTCTGTTTCTCGCTCAGCAGCTGGTCAAAATTCAGGTAATTGCTACTGAAGTCGGCATCTACAAACAAACGTTGGTTATCGAGCAGCAGCCAGGCCATTACGTTATTAAACATCCCGTTCAGCACGAAATCAGATTCGCCCAGTTTGCCTTTAAAATCAGACACGGCCACATCGTTGTGCTTAAATATAAAGTTGCCGTTCATGCCGTTTACAGGCAGCGGAAGGTCGCTAAGGTTAAGGCTAACGTTGTGCAGCGTAATATCTCCGGATGTGTTAACAGTGCTGTTTCCTGGCCTTGCTTTAAACTCATTAAAGTTACCCGAGAACGCGATCTTTACATCGGCCAGCCCACTGCCGCTGCGCACCTGCTCCAGTTGCAGTAATCCCAGCACATAAGCCACATCTACCATCCCGCTAAGGTCGAAAGCTATAGTTGGGTTTTTGAAGTTTTTGTAAGATACATTGCCCGAAAATGGCCGGTTGTTTAGCGACCCTTTCAGGTTTTTAAGTGTAAGCGCTGATGTGGATGCGTTCTGGTTACTGCCGTTGGTGAAGCTGCCCTCAAAGCTTAATTTCTCTACACGCTGCTTTACATCCGGATGATAGAAGGTAGCATTGCGGCAACCAAAGCTGAATGCGATCTCAGGGTTGTGCTTAGATGATGCCTCCCCTTTTACAGTTCCGCTGAAATAGACGTCACCATCCGAGCGGTATTGGTTAAACTCTTTGGTTATATGCTGCGGCAGCAACGACAACATCGACTGTATACTCGTATTCTTTCCTTTTAATGTCAGGTTAAGGTTGGTAGCTCCGGCAAAATCTATAGTTCCGGCTACTTCATAAGCAGCATTCTCTACGTTTATTACCGATGGTTGCAGCGCTATTGTTCGCTTCAGCCTGTCTATCTGCAGTGCGGTATTTAACGTTACGCGTTTGCCTTTAAAATATTCGCCGGAGCCTACTTTTATAGTGTTTATAGTTGCATCGCCTTCCGCTTCTATACCTATGGTTTCCGTGGAGATAGCTAAGGCGGCCTGTAGCTGGTGTGCGTCTACTTCGTAAGCCTGGTTAAGCTTAAGATCGGTATAGTGTATGGCAACGCGGTTAAAGTCTATCTGCTCCAGATTAAAAGCGAAGCCACCGTCTTCAGTTGCTGTCGTATCTGTTTTAATAATATCATAGTTCACGCTGCCATCCTGTAGCACTCTCACATAAACAGCACCATCCTCCAGGTATAGTTCTTTCACGTTGTACTTGCCACGCAATACATCCCAGATACTGAAAGTAAAGTATAGTTTGTTTAGCCTTGCCAGCGATATATCACTATCCGGCACACCCTCCACTACATTTACCTTATCCAGCGACACAGCTACCTGCGGAAATTTATCGAACAGCGAAAGCGAGATCTTCTCTACCTCCACCTTTGTTTTAATGTGCTTGTTAGCTTCTGTAACAAAAAGCGTAATGATCTTATCCTGATATACATACACTAAGGTAAAGGCTATACCCATAACAGCAACTACAGAAACAGCTGCATAAAATAGCACTTTTTTAACAAGACCTTTTTGCTTCAAGAGAATTATCAGATTTTAAGCATCTTACAAAAGATAAAGGTACAGTAGTAATCACAGGCGAACAATAGGTACTATAGTTCAGAAAAAAAATTGTTAAATTTTTTTTCAAATGTTTTGCAGTTACAAAAAAAGCCCCCATATTTGCATCATCAAACGGGGACAACAGGTCCTCAGAGACACAAACGGGGTGTTAGCTCAGCTGGTTCAGAGCACCTGCCTTACAAGCAGGGGGTCACTGGTTCGAATCCAGTACGCCCCACAAAGGACAACTCAAAAAGTTGTCCTTTTTTTATGTCTATACTTTTCCGAATATCCCTACCCCATCCTTACTGTTATAATTTAACGCCTACTGGCAAGCATTAGTATAATACCTTGATTCACATTTGCTTGCAAAACAGAGCGTCTTTTAAGGCTGGGCGTTTTGCCCTGTCCCAGCCCTCCCTTCCCAATCAGGTTCCTACCTCCGGACAGGAGTGGGAGTTTTGTCTGAATCAGGATTTACAGGATTAATGGATAGACAAGATTAAGGCCTGGCAGCGTGCGCAGCTCCTGCTAATATCTTGGTTATATGTGATATCCAACTGCCCCTCAGGGCTACGCTCGCTACCTTCGGAATCCCTTTCCGGTAGTCCAAGGCGGGGAGGTTTTGGCTTTTGCTATAGTTGTAAGCTATAGTTTTATAGTTGGCGTTTTACCCCTTCCCAGCCTTCCCCTAAAAACAGGGGAAGGAGCTTTACAGCCTTTGCTATAGTTGAGGTTATCGTTTTATAGTTGTAGTTTTAACCCACCCCTGCCCCTCCCGAGAGGGGAATTGCGGCTGTTGCTATAGTTTAGCTATAGTTCTATAGTTACAGACCAGGATCGGACAGGTCGCGACCTGTCCCTACGGAACTATAGCCACGATAAGGCGATACAACTATAGCCGCTCTGATCAACTATAGTTTTACTATCGAACTGATCTCAGTCTTTGGGTTGAGCGCCTTTGCTTTGTTGCGGTGCCGTCAGGCAACACGAGCAGAGCGAGGGTAGCAAGAAAGCAGCAGCGCGATGCCCGAAGACGAGGCCTCCCGGCCGTGAGGGAGCCAAAGAAACTATAAAACTATAGGCTAGTAGAGCTCCCAGGATTAGAAGTAACTATAGAAGAAAGGCTTGGTTCAGGTTGCAACTATAGCTCACTATAGAACACAGATTTCTCACAGCTGTTCGAAATGACAAAGAAGAACTACAGGACATAAAAGATCCCTCGGCTAAAAGCCTGAAATGACAATAGAAAGTGTAAAACCACAGCCCAGCCGCCAGTTGAAACCTTGTATGCTTTCAAGACTATAGTTTAGCTACAATTCTTGGCTATCCTTTAAAATAACAGAGAAGTGAAAGTAATTGGAAAAATCAAAGCAAGTACACTATAGCTCTCGCACTATGCTTTAGTTAAGAACTGCTCATGCAGTTTCAACACTTGCGGAATAAGAAGCTGTTTATCGTCGTTGTAGACGATGTGCTGGGCGCGCGCCATCTTCTCTTCTTCCTTCAGCTGCTTGCCTATTATGGCTTCTATATCCTGTTGCGTACGGTGGGTATCGCGTTGCAGCAAGCGCTTAATACGTATATCCATAGGAGCAAATACAGCTATGATCTCATCCATCTGCCGCCATGCTTCTGACTCGTACATCAGAGCCGCTTCTTTAACTATATATGGAGCTCCACTATTTGCTGCTACCCAATCGGTAAAATCTTTGGCAACATGCGGGTGTACAATACTATTGAGTAAGGCAAGTTTTCCAGGATCGTGAAAGGCGCTTTTAGCGAGATAGGCTCTGTTCAGCTCACCATCTATTGTGTAGCTTTCCATACCAAATGCTTCGGTTAGCTCCTGCTTCAGGGCCTCATCATAATGCATTACCCATTTGGCGCGTGTGTCGGCATCATAAACCGGGATTCCCAGCAACGCAAACATGTGACAAACTACTGATTTACCTACCCCTATGCCGCCGGTTATACCAATCTTTAACATGCTTACTTTTGCAGGAATACTTTTACGCGATGCGGCGACAGCGTTACTTTGCGTACACCAACCGGCTTTTGCACAAGTTCAGGTACTATAGTAGAATCCTGAGGATTAAAGTTAGCGAAGTTAAGCACGGCCTTAAACGATTCGCGGTTAAGCAGTGCAACAGAGTCTTCAAAAAGCTGATAACGCACTATAACCGTGGCAGGCTGCAGCAGTACATTCCTCCTTTCAGGCACATTTACCAGTTCAGGCAAAAGCTGACGTTCTTCCTGCACCAGGTTCTTAATGTTTATAGTTGCTACTGTTTCCTCCATGTTTGCCTTCACCAAGTCCTGGTTTTTATAGCTTACAGGCGCTTCTGCTTTTACAGAGGCTCTCAGATTGGCACTCGGCAAACGTACCAGAAAAGGGCTTGGAATTTTATTAACTATAGTTGACGGGCCAACAAAGGTAACAGAATCAGGAGAGAGCTTTACAGGACCAGCTACTTCAAATCCATCAGCTGCCAGTTTTTGTTTTGGATCCAGCTGCAGGGGAATGGTACGGCTTATCTTTGAATCGAAAACAAACGACAGCGTATCGGTTACCACAAAGTTAAGTTGCAGGCCATCCATAGCATTTACCAGCGCAGGACGTAGCGCGGAACCTAACAAATAATTATTACGGGGAAGATTACGGATATAGATCTCTGCCGGCTGCACTTCCAGGCGAAGAGCCTTACGCAGGAGTTTCCATCCTTTGGCAGTTACGTTAACAAGCACTTCTTCGGGCAGCGGCTTTACCGGCACCAATTGTTTCTCGTTATAAATAAACCTGACCGGGTAAGTTGTCTGAGTGGAGTAGCTTTTGTTTAGGGCATTAAGCATCCAGAAAGTAGAAGCCGCCACAAAACAAAGCAGCACTACTCGCCAGTACTGCTTTGTTTGCGGCCTGAATGGCTTCATAAACCATACTACTATATTTTTTACTGCTCCAAAAGGCAATGGCTGCTAGCTATTTGGTTGCTGATTTAACTTGGCGGTAGCTTCCGTTGAGATAGCAGATTTATCGAATGTAAGGCGAACACCTTTATCTACCTCTACTACTACGGTATCATCTTCCACGGCAACCAGTTTGCCATGCAGTCCGCCAATGGTTACTACAAACATCCCCTTGGTTAACTCTTCACGGAATTTCTTCTGGTCTTTCGCTTTTTTCTGCTGCGGGCGGATCATGAAGAAGTAAAATACAAGGATGATGGCCCCAAACATTAACAACTGAGGCATTAAGCCTCCGTCTTGTCCGGCCTGTAAAAGTATGGTCTGCATATTATGTTATAAGGATCGTATTAGTTTCTTTTTACCGGGCCTTCAGCACCTGCTGTTGGTATAGTGCTGGCCTCTACTGTACCTTTTAAGGATACCTGCGTAATGTTAGGCTCTGTGTTGGCACGTATAGTTACCATTGGTGCCTGCTGGCCGTATTTGCCAGTACTGTTAAACTGCACTTTTATCTCGCCTGTTTTACCTGGAGCTACCGGCGTTTTTGGCCACTCAGGCACGGTACAGCCGCAAGATGCCGAAGCATTCTCGATAATAAGCGGCTCTTTGCCTGTGTTGGTAAAGGTAAAGGTATGGTTTACTACTTCGCCCTGCTTTACAGTACCAAAATCATAAACCGTTTCTTTAAACGTCATTGCCGGCGCGTTTGGATTAGCTGCTGCTGTAGTGGCAGTCGTTGGCTCGGTAGTGGCAATGTTCGGGTTGTCCACAGTAGTTTCGGTTGCCGGAGCAGTAGTTGCTACATCGTTACCTGTTGTTGCTTCTGCGTCAGTAGCAGTGTTTTCGTTGCAGCTGGTAGCCATCAGTGCCACAGCCATTGCAAAAGTATAGATCAGATTCTTTTTCATACTATAATAACGTCTGATTAATAAGTTATAGTTTAGAGATGATATTCCGGGCGAATTCCATAGTTGTGGCTTTGCCACCCAGGTCGCCGGTGCATTCTTCTTTATTGGCCAGTGTCGCATCCAGAGCTGCTTCTATTTTATAAGCCTGCTCTTTCAGGTCAATGTGGTGCAGCATCATAATAGCCGAACGAAGCAGAGCTGTCGGGTTAGCTATTCCTTTGCCTGCAATATCCGGCGCTGAGCCGTGTACCGCTTCAAAAATGGCCATATCATCGCCAATATTGGCACCTGAAACTACACCAAGGCCACCTACTAAACCGGCACACAGGTCTGACAGTATATCGCCAAATAAGTTAGTAGTTACAAGAACGTCAAACTGCTCTGGTTTTACAACCAGCTGCATACACATGTTGTCAATGATCTTGTCATCAGCCTGTATATGCGGGTATTGTTTGGCAACATCGTTAAATACGCCAAGGAACAAAGCACCGGCACTTTTCAGGATGTTGGCTTTATGAACAGCTGTTACTTTTTTGCAGCCATGCTTATCGGCATAGGCAAACGCCGCCTTTATTATCTTTTCGCAACCTAAACGTGTAATGCGGGCCACGGAATCAGATATCTGCAGGCGCTCATCAAACATCTCCAGTCCAGAGTATAAGCCTTCGGTATTCTCACGGAACAACACCAGGTTTACATTCTCGAACCTGGTTACAAGTCCTTTTGTAGTTTTAGCCGGTCTTACGTTCGAGTATAAGTCAAACTTCTGGCGCAGCTGCACATTTACACTTTTAAAACCTTTGCCAACCGGAGTCGTGATCGGACCTTTAAGTGCTACTTTATTTTTTTCTAAAGAGGCGATCAGTGTCGCCGGTATCAGCTCCCCGATAGCATCAAAAGTGGTTTGTCCGGCATTCTCTTCTTCCCAGGTTACAGGTACATTGGCTGCAGCAAAAACAGCTTTTACAGCTTCTGTGATTTCCGGGCCTATTCCATCACCAGGAATAAGTGTGATTTGTCTCATATCTATATTTCTTTCCGGCTATTAATTTCGTTTATCAGTGAGTCTACATCTCCAAGCAATTTTTCTGCTTTGCTTTTTGCATCCTGTATTACGCGCTGTCCTTCGGTTCTTGCACTGGTTGGCAGGTTATCGCCTTTGGCAACAAGCTGCTCCAGCAAATCAGAAAGTGTATCGCGGTATTTCTCTAAACGGTAGCTAAGCCAGCTGCGTGTTTCCTGGCCCTTTTCAGGAGCGAACAAAATGCCCGCTGCTGCGCCTACTGCTGCGCCAGATGCAAAAGCCAATATGGCGGTTGTCTTCTTACCCATAGTTGTATATGCTAATATATCGGATTCTATTTATTTACTCTCCTTACGGCATTTCAGGCTAAATGGTAGCCCGGGCATTAAACTTATTTATTATCAATAAGTCCGCGGCCCGATTTGCGTATTTCGCCTTTGCTTACAAGCTCCTGAGCCATTTTATCAAGCACACCGTTTATAAACTGCTTACTCTTTGGCGTACTATAGATCTTTGATATTTCGATGTACTCGTTAATGGTTACCTTAACAGGTATGCTGCGGAAGATGTACATTTCGCTGAGTGCCATCTTAAGTATGATCTTGTCAAGAAGTGCTACGCGCTCTACATCCCAGTTCTGCACACTGGCCGAGATCATAGCTTCATACTTCTCGTTTTCCTGCAAGGTTTGCTCATAAAGCTCTTCGAAGAATGCCTTATCGTCTTCCCAGTTTGGCGACAGGTCCAGCAGCTTTACATCTTCTGCATTGCCTTCGGCTTCTTCGCCAAGCATTTTAATGGTTTTGTTTACCAGGCTCTTCACGATGGCTTTGTTCTCAGCCCAGTTCAGATCCTGCTCTTCAAACAAAGATTGTAAAGTTTTTTCTTTAAAGATAATGTTTTTGTAAATATGTTTTACCAGCTCAAAGTCGTCAGAAAGCGACGGCGACGGGTTTTGCAGGTACGCCAGGAACACTTCATCCTGCTTGATTACGGCTCTGTAAACCTGTGCTATTTCACTAACATCGGAACCCCAGCTAATGTTGCGACGAATGATGTGCTGCTGGTAAGATTTGTTGTTCAGGATGCGCTGCACAAGCTGGTTGCGCAGGAATTGTTTTACGTCCGGACCTTTAGCCTCTGTAAAGCGTTTGCTTCTTTTTTCTTCCTCCTCTTTTACCAGGTCTGTCAGTACGCCCATTAGCTGCAGGTTTGCAAGGTAGTGGTCGTAGATGCGCTCAACGGCAATC
This genomic interval carries:
- a CDS encoding anhydro-N-acetylmuramic acid kinase, which produces MDTYHVIGLMSGTSLDGLDIAYCRLTYKNKNWIYNILNAETSAYSPYLIDSLRGAETAGAQELVALDHSFGKYMGEQVQQFIARHNLRPDFVASHGHTVFHQPNKHISLQIGHGAYLAAHAKLPVVCDFRTLDIALGGQGAPLVPIGDELLFPDYDYCLNLGGISNISFNRSGQRIAYDISACNMLLNTLANEAGLNYDKDGKLGRSGKLDAQLLEKLNAPSYFSQPYPKSLGKEWALQNSLQTIANSPATIADKLHTTCHHIAQQIANALQPANYKQRLLATGGGAFNLYLMELLQQYAGENYSIEVPSPEIVSFKEALVFAFLGTLRWRNETNSLQTVTGASRNSVGGAIYRGNLYALYLFCTFASQPE
- the coaE gene encoding dephospho-CoA kinase (Dephospho-CoA kinase (CoaE) performs the final step in coenzyme A biosynthesis.), giving the protein MLKIGITGGIGVGKSVVCHMFALLGIPVYDADTRAKWVMHYDEALKQELTEAFGMESYTIDGELNRAYLAKSAFHDPGKLALLNSIVHPHVAKDFTDWVAANSGAPYIVKEAALMYESEAWRQMDEIIAVFAPMDIRIKRLLQRDTHRTQQDIEAIIGKQLKEEEKMARAQHIVYNDDKQLLIPQVLKLHEQFLTKA
- a CDS encoding Glu/Leu/Phe/Val dehydrogenase dimerization domain-containing protein gives rise to the protein MKDLLAKFENKRPEIVFEWKDAETEAEGWVVINSLRGGAAGGGTRMRKGLDKREVESLAKTMEVKFTVSGPAIGGAKSGINFDPADPRKRGVLERWYKAVIPLLKSYYGTGGDLNVDEIHEVIPITEDYGLWHPQEGVVNGHFHATEPQKINKIGQLRQGVIKVIEDPNYTPSAARKYTIADMITGYGVAEAVRHYYNIWGGQFEGKRAIIQGWGNVGAAAAYYLASKGATIVGIIDRAGGLIKPEGYSFEEIKELFFKREGNALRAENMLSFEEVNNRIWSAGAEIFIPAAASRLVTKDQLQQMISSGLEVISCGANVPFQDPEIFFGPTGEFADQNIAVVPDFIANCGMARVFAYLMESKVEITDEAIFSDISKTIARALEKTHAKRAATTEIAKTSFEIALSQLL
- a CDS encoding mechanosensitive ion channel family protein, with translation MDLTSWREILQYEFLGNSVTNYLWFVGILLFGFIFKTMLSKLVSTVLYKLVKRFWHEDNLPAFRRLLIQPLEVVLFLVFLYFAFQVLDYPMDPSEIRKGDPFLKTFFFRTYQVFVIVALTWVVLRLVDFTGLIFQHRTARTASKMDDQLVPFFKDFSKVMVVIFSIMVMLGTVFGVNVAGLVAGLGVGGLAIAFAAKESLENLLASFTIFLDHPFVVGDLVEVGGITGTIEKIGFRSTRIRTLEKSFVTVPNKSMIDKPLNNLTLRTFRRVQFEIPLTFDTTAAQIRAIVTELQQYINNHPQASQDGIVRFQTIGPASKNIMVLYFVESMDWTEYVDIKEEMIYKVTEVVERHGAQYAPTQSVFMQATGQAGNPAGKAAVVRNGTTDFE
- a CDS encoding DUF1573 domain-containing protein — translated: MKKNLIYTFAMAVALMATSCNENTATDAEATTGNDVATTAPATETTVDNPNIATTEPTTATTAAANPNAPAMTFKETVYDFGTVKQGEVVNHTFTFTNTGKEPLIIENASASCGCTVPEWPKTPVAPGKTGEIKVQFNSTGKYGQQAPMVTIRANTEPNITQVSLKGTVEASTIPTAGAEGPVKRN
- a CDS encoding AsmA-like C-terminal region-containing protein — encoded protein: MLFYAAVSVVAVMGIAFTLVYVYQDKIITLFVTEANKHIKTKVEVEKISLSLFDKFPQVAVSLDKVNVVEGVPDSDISLARLNKLYFTFSIWDVLRGKYNVKELYLEDGAVYVRVLQDGSVNYDIIKTDTTATEDGGFAFNLEQIDFNRVAIHYTDLKLNQAYEVDAHQLQAALAISTETIGIEAEGDATINTIKVGSGEYFKGKRVTLNTALQIDRLKRTIALQPSVINVENAAYEVAGTIDFAGATNLNLTLKGKNTSIQSMLSLLPQHITKEFNQYRSDGDVYFSGTVKGEASSKHNPEIAFSFGCRNATFYHPDVKQRVEKLSFEGSFTNGSNQNASTSALTLKNLKGSLNNRPFSGNVSYKNFKNPTIAFDLSGMVDVAYVLGLLQLEQVRSGSGLADVKIAFSGNFNEFKARPGNSTVNTSGDITLHNVSLNLSDLPLPVNGMNGNFIFKHNDVAVSDFKGKLGESDFVLNGMFNNVMAWLLLDNQRLFVDADFSSNYLNFDQLLSEKQNTPANARKGDSGYRLEVSPNIAFNLGATVKKMQFRRFKGENIKGEVTLKNQVITTPNISVNTLGGNFAVRGSIDARQRNHIKVSTASKINNLSVDSLFYVFENFNQDFILDRNLRGTLTANIISDIYLDSQLNPKTNLLQAEIEATVRNGQLIDFAPMQKMSAFVKRSELANMRFSELHNNFYIQERTIYIPEMDIRTSLSPLPSVSISGTHTFDQDMDYKIKMPLFQKRRPDKDAMFGVVAEDPNAGNSMLFLTLKGKENNFKLAYDDDRVRAKIKDDLKQEGQEIKQILKGKKPVKKEKTVELEEGEYFDFN
- the yajC gene encoding preprotein translocase subunit YajC, whose translation is MQTILLQAGQDGGLMPQLLMFGAIILVFYFFMIRPQQKKAKDQKKFREELTKGMFVVTIGGLHGKLVAVEDDTVVVEVDKGVRLTFDKSAISTEATAKLNQQPNS
- a CDS encoding YtxH domain-containing protein, encoding MGKKTTAILAFASGAAVGAAAGILFAPEKGQETRSWLSYRLEKYRDTLSDLLEQLVAKGDNLPTSARTEGQRVIQDAKSKAEKLLGDVDSLINEINSRKEI
- a CDS encoding isocitrate/isopropylmalate dehydrogenase family protein, producing MRQITLIPGDGIGPEITEAVKAVFAAANVPVTWEEENAGQTTFDAIGELIPATLIASLEKNKVALKGPITTPVGKGFKSVNVQLRQKFDLYSNVRPAKTTKGLVTRFENVNLVLFRENTEGLYSGLEMFDERLQISDSVARITRLGCEKIIKAAFAYADKHGCKKVTAVHKANILKSAGALFLGVFNDVAKQYPHIQADDKIIDNMCMQLVVKPEQFDVLVTTNLFGDILSDLCAGLVGGLGVVSGANIGDDMAIFEAVHGSAPDIAGKGIANPTALLRSAIMMLHHIDLKEQAYKIEAALDATLANKEECTGDLGGKATTMEFARNIISKL